Genomic DNA from Thermoanaerobaculia bacterium:
CGATCGCCCGCTCGAGATCGGTCCGTTTCATGAGCACGTAGTCCGTGTCGAACGTGCTGACGGCGAAGACGGAGATCCCGGCGCGAGCGAGCGGCGAGAGAAAAGCCTGGAGAACGCCGATCGCGTCGAACGGAAACGGTCCGGCGAGTTTCACCATCGCCCAGCCGCGCTCGGCGCGGACTCCTTCCGGGACGGACGATTCGGCGCAGACGATCGAGAGCTCGTCTCGAGTGCG
This window encodes:
- a CDS encoding ACT domain-containing protein translates to MTEIPGWTVEEGNWAVARLGPSDPLPEWARAGAFSSITRTRDELSIVCAESSVPEGVRAERGWAMVKLAGPFPFDAIGVLQAFLSPLARAGISVFAVSTFDTDYVLMKRTDLERAIDVLATAGRVR